One window of Luteolibacter sp. Y139 genomic DNA carries:
- a CDS encoding sensor histidine kinase: protein MSELTKLAALIQRDRDSIVARWRQQVRELPSARTLDVAALDDHIPGLLDELAAALRARSDQTIPEALAEGSPPIHGLQRLMDAFDIEEVVAEYNVLRGCIHDLADAHDLKLQGQPFHVINRVFDHAIGLALQTFATGRALEVQRRREEYLAFVAHDLRTPLSAISLAERVLNLTLAKEGLSVESARMLSALRRNVKQLEHLVAKVLEENTNLQTEIGMKLERREFDLWPLVESLTHDLHPVAGTSSTQLINEVPEELIVYADASLLRRLFQNLIANAIKYTPRGSIVIGARELSEEGVVECWISDNGTGIPEEFLEKIFAKGETDPNDVDGTGLGLAIVKTVAEAHGGKVTVESEEGIGSTFRVSLPTKANCGNA from the coding sequence ATGAGCGAACTGACCAAACTTGCAGCCCTCATCCAGCGTGACCGCGATTCGATCGTCGCGCGATGGCGCCAGCAAGTGCGGGAACTCCCGTCCGCACGCACGCTGGACGTTGCGGCGCTCGACGATCACATCCCGGGACTACTCGATGAGTTGGCTGCAGCACTCAGGGCAAGGTCTGACCAGACCATCCCTGAAGCACTCGCCGAGGGCAGCCCTCCCATCCATGGCCTGCAGCGCCTCATGGACGCGTTCGATATCGAAGAGGTGGTGGCGGAGTACAATGTGCTGCGCGGCTGCATCCACGATCTGGCCGACGCCCATGACCTGAAGCTGCAAGGGCAGCCTTTCCATGTGATCAACCGCGTCTTCGACCACGCGATCGGACTTGCCTTGCAGACCTTTGCCACCGGGCGGGCCTTGGAAGTGCAGCGGCGCCGGGAAGAGTATCTCGCCTTTGTGGCCCACGATCTCCGGACGCCGCTGAGTGCGATTTCCCTGGCGGAGAGAGTCTTGAATCTGACCCTTGCGAAGGAAGGTCTCAGCGTGGAATCAGCCCGGATGTTAAGTGCGCTGCGTCGGAACGTGAAGCAACTCGAGCACCTCGTCGCCAAGGTGCTCGAAGAAAACACCAATCTCCAGACGGAGATCGGGATGAAGCTGGAGCGCCGCGAGTTCGATTTGTGGCCTCTCGTCGAGTCCCTGACTCACGACCTCCATCCCGTGGCGGGCACCTCCAGCACTCAGCTCATCAATGAGGTGCCGGAAGAACTGATCGTCTATGCGGATGCCAGCCTGTTGAGGCGGCTCTTTCAAAACCTCATCGCCAACGCCATCAAATACACCCCGCGCGGAAGCATCGTCATCGGAGCCCGAGAACTCAGTGAGGAAGGGGTAGTCGAGTGCTGGATCAGCGACAATGGCACGGGCATTCCCGAAGAGTTCCTGGAAAAAATCTTCGCGAAGGGAGAAACCGATCCGAACGATGTGGACGGAACGGGGTTAGGTCTCGCCATCGTGAAGACGGTCGCTGAGGCCCACGGTGGAAAGGTGACGGTGGAAAGCGAGGAAGGAATCGGCTCCACCTTCCGCGTTTCACTGCCGACCAAGGCCAATTGCGGCAATGCCTGA
- a CDS encoding N-acetylmuramoyl-L-alanine amidase family protein, translated as MKANPKRILFAAVSALLALCSPLARAGTVMLDPGHGGRDSGATVDQAKESEIMLSFAKVLDAELKRKGYVTNLTRDTDELVPLNSKRQTIADVKPIIVLGLHLSSSKDPNERGIRIFRSPKTEDEKLLLEERELPDHLVKALSAIEPKQTVTTHRLGLPYLNTPKAILLELGFLTNAEDRKLITDPAYQQKLATVLAEAINELY; from the coding sequence ATGAAAGCCAACCCCAAGCGCATCCTCTTCGCCGCAGTATCGGCCCTGCTCGCCCTCTGCTCCCCCTTGGCGCGCGCCGGCACCGTCATGCTCGATCCCGGCCACGGCGGCCGCGACTCCGGAGCCACCGTCGACCAGGCGAAGGAATCCGAAATCATGCTCTCCTTCGCCAAGGTGCTGGATGCCGAGCTGAAGCGAAAGGGCTACGTCACCAATCTCACCCGCGACACCGACGAACTCGTCCCGCTGAACAGCAAGCGACAGACGATCGCCGATGTGAAACCCATCATCGTCCTCGGCCTTCACCTCTCCTCCAGCAAGGACCCGAACGAGCGTGGCATCCGCATCTTCCGCAGCCCCAAGACCGAAGACGAAAAGCTCCTCCTCGAAGAACGCGAGCTTCCCGATCACCTCGTCAAAGCCCTCTCCGCCATCGAGCCCAAGCAGACGGTCACCACCCACCGCCTCGGCCTCCCCTACCTCAATACCCCCAAGGCCATCCTCCTCGAACTCGGCTTCCTCACCAACGCCGAAGACCGCAAGCTCATCACCGACCCCGCCTACCAGCAGAAGCTCGCCACCGTCCTCGCCGAGGCCATCAACGAGCTCTACTAG